The following proteins come from a genomic window of Crassostrea angulata isolate pt1a10 chromosome 1, ASM2561291v2, whole genome shotgun sequence:
- the LOC128189429 gene encoding uncharacterized protein LOC128189429, with translation MASLAEDQLLRKYFQQGLSYIEIQMLMYLNHGIELSYRTLKRRLRNLDLKKVGNWSLDEIIPVIQMEIKEGSKNLGCRSLSRRLFLKHGIFVGRNTTMCALRILDPEGVSLRSQHCLSRRQYYNQGPNFLVHIDGYDKLKPFGFCIHGAICGFSRRILWLRVARTNNNPKVVASYFLDYVEEIAGVPRCIRIDAGTENGHIEDMQKAFRWNDDDAMAGDKSVIIGSSTSNQRIERWWRSLRQLGVGYWIDFFKDLEMQGYFTCGNPMHIECLRFCFMAILQRDLDHIRKDWNTHNIRHQSKNVVECPSGKPDIMFFNPELYDAVDYKFPVEIDDIEAMKNFCELPNKFGCSEDTLAHLMDLKRQGGKSIPCETEEAVELFLWILQQLRA, from the exons ATGGCGTCTCTGGCAGAAGACCAGCTTCTGAGAAAATATTTCCAACAAGGACTGTCATATATTGAAATCCAGATGTTGATGTATTTAAACCACGGTATTGAATTAAG ttaccGTACACTGAAAAGGCGTCTAAGAAATTTAGATCTTAAAAAAGTTGGAAATTGGAGTTTAGATGAAATCATTCCTGTTATCCAg ATGGAGATTAAAGAAGGCTCAAAGAATTTAGGTTGCCGTAGTTTATCTAggagattatttttaaaacatggaaTATTTGTTGGAAG GAATACAACAATGTGTGCCCTTAGAATTTTAGATCCAGAGGGAGTGTCCCTTAGGTCACAGCATTGTTTATCCAGACGCCAGTATTATAACCAAGGACCCAATTTTCTTGTTCATATTGATGGATATGATAAGTTGAAACCATTTGGATTTTGCATTCATGGAGCAATTTGTGG GTTTTCTCGTCGCATCCTTTGGTTACGAGTTGCTAGAACAAATAACAATCCAAAGGTAGTTGCCTCATACTTTCTGGACTATGTTGAGGAAATAGCAG GAGTACCAAGATGCATTAGAATAGATGCTGGAACAGAAAATGGTCACATTGAAGACATGCAGAAGGCTTTTCGTTGGAATGATGATGATGCTATGGCTGGAGATAAAAGTGTGATCATTGGAAGTTCCACATCAAACCAG agaatAGAGCGATGGTGGAGATCACTTCGTCAATTGGGTGTTGGATATTGGATAgactttttcaaagatttaGAGATGCAGGGATATTTCACATGTGGAAACCCCATGCATAT AGAATGTTTAAGATTTTGCTTTATGGCCATATTACAAAGGGATTTGGATCACATCAGAAAAGATTGGAATACTCACAATATCAGACATCAATCAAAAAATGTTGTAGAATGTCCCTCAGGAAAGCCAGATATCATGTTCTTCAATCCAGAGCTTTATG aTGCTGTTGATTACAAGTTTCCAGTAGAAATAGATGACATAGAAGCAATGAAAAATTTCTGTGAATTACCCAACAAGTTTGGATGTAGTGAGGATACCCTAGCTCATTTAATGGACCTTAAGAGACAAGGAGGAAAATCAATACCTTGTGAAACAGAGGAAGCTGTTGAATTGTTTTTATGGATTCTTCAGCAATTACGTGCTTAA